Genomic DNA from Paucilactobacillus hokkaidonensis JCM 18461:
TGATCAAGCTATGTCTGTAGATGCAATCCGTGAACAATTAACTTCAACTGCTGGTGAACAATTTACAGCAGAACAAGCGGATTATGCTATTCAACATTTAGGAAATTAAATTATTCATTCCACCACTATGGTGGATTTACATATGCATTCACTCATTATTAAAATCTATTTATTGTCCCTAACACAGATGACTCTAAACTCGGTGAAACTATTGGGAGATGTAATAATGGCAAAAGTATGTGCTGTATGTGGAAAACGATTAAAATTATTAGATCAAAATGTAAAATTTACTGATGGATATGTTGGTGAAGAGTGTTACCAAAAAGTTGGAATGAAAAACAGCATGTCAGATATCAACTGGGCAAACACACATAGTATCACTGAAATAGCTCAAGCAATTCAAAATAATGAAACTATTGATACAAAAGCGCTATTAAAAGCAGCCAAAGACTCTAATAATGCTGAAAAGCAACAAAAAATAGATAATATATTAAACCAATTCAAAGAAGCTGGTGTTACCGATACCTTTGGTACAAAAAAAGAAATTAATGCTTTACCTGATATATTGGGTGAAAACGAGATCATCAGATATGCAACCAGTGGCCTAGTAGATGGCAATACAATTCTTATGATTTGCACTGACTTACGCATCGTTTTTATTGATAAGGGCTTAGTTTATGGTATTAAATCAACAGAGATTCCTTTAGACATGGTGAACTCTGCAAACTACGAAAAAGGTATGTTATTAGGAAAAATTTCAATTGTAAATGGTGCCGTTACTACTATAGTTGATAACGTGAATAAAAATACCGCTTCAAAAATGGTAGATATAATTAAACAGGCTAGGCTTGATTTAATTAATAAAGAAAAACAACCTGTCATGACTGCTAAAACAGAACAAACATTATCCGACAAATTAAAAGCACTAAAATCATTACTAGATCAAGGCATTCTTACGCAGGATGAATTTGATGCCAAGAAGAAACAATTATTAGGAATTTAACACAAACAAAAAAGCACACCCTCATCCCCGACCAAAGTTTTGAGAGTGTGCTAACCAAACCTGACACTACAAGAGTATCTGATTCTGACTTATTTAGTATACCTGAAAGGAAGTGACCTGACAAACATTTATCCAAAAAAATTGCCTTAGCTCGGTCTAATTTGAAAGGATAAATAAAATGAAATATTTAGATGAACAAAAATTGAAACGTGATCCACGAGTTAGAAGCTATAAAACTAAAGATGGTGACAAACGTTATCGTGTTAGATTTAAGAAAACAATTCTAGGCAATCAACTTTTATTCGAAAAACAAGGTTTAAAAAATTCACGACTAGCTACCCAATGGGCTGATGAAGCAATTCATCAGGCAATGTTAAACAATGGAACCGCCAAACATGTCAGTGTTCAAGAATACTTTAATCTTTGGCGAAAACGGCATACAGACGTAAACGATTGGAAGCCAGACACTATCCGTGACTATGACATGATTTTTAATAATCACATTTTGCCACGATACGGTAATACTAAATTGGAAGACATCAATCGTAATGAGTTCCAAGAATATTTGAATTCATTATACGAAATCGAACGTGTTGGTAAATCGTCAACTAAGATTGGTTACTCGTCTAAGACGATTAGTACTATCAAACATAATTTTAGTATTATGCTAAACGAAGCCGTAGAAGATGAGTTAATCCCAATCAATCGAATTAAACGCTGTCGTGTCAAAGATACTGATAAACACAAACGCAACTTATCGATTACCGAAGATAAGTATTTTGAGGCCATAGACGCAGCCAATCGGGTATTAGACCCAATTGGTCTTGGAATGTTTTACCTGTCCCTATTGGCACTCAGACACGGTGAAATTATGGGCATACAACCTCAATATGTATTCTTGGACCATGTTCAAGTGGAAATATCCAGAACCCTTGCAGCACCAGACGGGAATACACTAAAAAATAAGCGTTCATACCGTGATGTTCCAATTACCCCCAAAGTACACAAGATTTTACAGAATGCGATTAATGCTTCACGTCAAATTTATTTGGAGTGTGATAAGCAATTAAAAAAAGACTCCTTTATTTTTGTTAATCGTGATGCCAGACCAATGAACTATACAACTATCAACCATCATTTTGATTTAGTCTCTGATGAAATTGGATTCCACATCTATCCACATTTAATGCGACATGCATTTGCTACTTTTGCAATGCCACAAGCTGCTGATCCGGTTGATGTTCAAAATATTATGGGACATTCGCATCTTGATATGACACTCAAATATGACACAGGTACGGAAAAACGAGCAAAGGAAATAGTAAAAAATATGTCCGTGTTTGGGTAATTTTTGCTAACAAAAAAATCGCTCAATCCCTTCCATGAAAAAGGATTGAGCGACTAAGGTGAGTAAGAAAGTGTGTAAAAGTTTACGTTCCCCACCAACTTCTCACTTTATAGGTGAAAAAGTGGAACTATTTGGAATTATTGACTATTGATAAACCGCGGTATATCAATCCTTGTGACTCCAGATAATTCCCAAATCACTTAGAAAAATAAAAACGCGTCAACTCAAGAGCTGAATTGTCCATAACCTTCTTGCCATGTTCATTCAAAACGTCTGACGTAACAGCGGCCTTATCTCCATATTCATAGGCAACTGCCAATTCATCTTTAATCGTCTCTGGCGTAGTTTGGTCAACAAAGAAAATAATTTCCAAATAATAAGAATCCCGATAAGTATATAAATTAGAAATTGCGTTTTCTAAATGCAATATACGCGCAATTTGAACCATATTCTCAAAATCGGCTAGCTTAATCACAGTGACACTTTTTTCTAATTCTTGATCATTTACTGCGGAGTCTAATTCATCGTTGCCAACGGCACTCTTGCGCTGATCAGCATGCTTACCATCCGTTTGTTCTAGTTGTCGTTTTAAGAAATCTGAAATATCATCTGTCTGCAACTCTTGAGCATCGTCTGCCTGATCAGCAATAACTTCTTCATCAATTCCGTTCTTACTAATAAACAATTCCAATCCATTACGGTTTGGTAGTACCTGAAAAGTGACCGAATCATTATCTTGAAACTGATGTTCAGTATCAACTTCTTCTAAAATGCTGTAGAAGAAACTCTCAATCTGTTGGTGATTACCTAATAAATCAAGCACGGTAATACCGCGTTGAGTTAAATCGTCATTCCCGATCAATACACGAATTGTATTCTCGTTAATTCGTTCCATTTCCATTGAATTAGCACCCCTTTCGATCCGCACATAATGCTTCGTTATTTATTGTATATTCTAACCGTTTTTACTAAAAAGTAAAGGAAAGCACAAGTAAAAGATGTCTAATACAATTTATTTTGTATTAGACATCTTTTACTTAAAACAAGTTGGCCTGTCGTTGTGCTTCAGCTAACTCTAATGCACGTACTTCACGCGGTAAGAACCGCCGAATTTCATCTTCATTATAACCCACCTGAAGTCGTTTATCGTCAATAATTATTGGACGGCGTAATAATCCAGGATTTTTTTGAATCAATTCATATAAAGTTTTCATCGGCAAATCGTCTAAATCGACGTGTAATTTTTGAAAGGCTTTTGATCGTTTAGAAATAATCTCTTCTGTTCCATCTTCAGTCATTCGAAGAATTGTTTTAATTTCATCCATTGACAATGGTTCAGAAAAAAGATTTCGTTCCTTATAAGGAATGTTATTTTCTTGTAGCCAAGCACGCGCTTTACGACAAGATGTGCAACTTGGAGATGTATAAAGTGTAACCATATTAGTTTGCCTCCTTCAAACATCATAATCATATTAGTTATGATGTAATTCCCTGCTACGCTTTTAATTATACAACATAAATTAAAAAAAAGATATAGTATTTTAAATAACGTTGAAATAAAGGTCAAACTTTTTAATATACACTATAAAGACTTATGTCTATAAAAACACATATACTAGTTACTGAAATGCCATGTGTTTGCTATTCAATTGATTACAACTATTTAATTACTAATTAAGTCTAAAAGTTTTTAATTATGACTTTTTTGTGAATTTATTTTCAAAAATCCACTTCTATTTTCTAAAGCTAGATTTCAATAACCTTCCCAGTAGACGCATAGTTCACAATCAGATCGCTAGGTACTATCTCTTTTGCAACACTAACCAACTTATCTGGCTGAATATTTTGCGGTAAATGCGATAATAATAATTGTTTCACCCGTGCTTTTACAGCAATTGTACCTGACTCTGCCGCAGTTAGATGCCATTTAGGACCATTAGGCTCATCTAAAAAATTAGTATCAGTAATTAATAAATCTGTTTGATCAGCAAATCCAATCATTGCAGAAATATAAGCTGTATCTGCAGTAAATACAAAACTACGCTGTGTTTCTCGTTCTGTAAATCTCATTGCATAGGCGGTGACGGGATGCTTGGTTTCTAAAAAAGTAACGTCAAATGGTCCTAACTTTAAAGTCTGGTTTGGGTCATACGCTGCAGCAAATGTTGAATTAGGCCAATTTAGTTTTGCGAAGTTATCTTGATCTTTATTGTGACCATAAATTGGTAACATTGGTTGTCTTTTAACTCCTGGATTTAATTGCCAATAATGTTGTAATACTCCTACATCAGCAATATGATCCGCATGATAATGAGATAAAATTACTGCATTTAATTGCAACGGGTCAATCACCTGTTCCAATTTTAGTAATACCCCGCTCCCACAATCTAATAGTAAATTATAATTCTTGGTCTGAATCAAATAGCCAGAGGTAGCCTGATTATCATATGGATAACCACCATAAAATCCTAGAACTGTAATTTTCAATATATTTCCTCCATTCAAAATATCTTCACAATAGATGGTATCATTTTCTTTTCAATTATAAAACTCCTATAATTCAAATAGGAGGTTGATTAAAATGTTAAAACAAATTAGTGCCACATTTGGTAGTGAAGAAGTATTAACTAAAATTGTAGAACAAAATCCAAATCGTCAATTCAAATTCTTACAGACAACTCCTCAAGATACCCAGCTTCAATTATTAGATATTTCAGGTGAACCGACTATTTTTAAAACACCAATTGAGTATCAAGTATTAGGACATGCTGGTAACAATGAATTTAATGGACTATTTCATTTTGAATTTCTAAAACTGGACGTTGATAATCAAAAGGTATGGCAATCCGCAGTGAACCATGATGTTTTGAACAATACCTTACCAGAAGGAATGCTTTCTGCCTATCTACTAGAAAACAAACTTCATACTAATGAGAATGTGCTATTAACAACTTGGATAAGCACCAATAACTTAGCTAACTGGACGGACAGCTTAGCTTTTCAGAACATCAGTATGTTCAATGACGGTCAGTCACACTATTATCAACAAAATTATAGTATTGTTAAATAGTTACCTGTAAAAATAGATTCACAATAATTTAATCGAAAACAAGATTCCGACCAGATATTTTGGCCGGATTTTTTAGGTTAAAATTGATTCTAACAAAAAAGCCTTGCATCCAAAGGATTCAGCAAGACTTATATAACAAAGATAAATATAAACGGTCCGTACGAGACTCGAACTCGTGATCTCCTGCGTGACAGGCAGGCGTCCTAACCAGCTAGACCAACGGACCAAAATTGCGGGAGCAGGGTTTGAACCTGCGACCTTCGGGTTATGAGCCCGACGAGCTACCAGACTGCTCCATCCCGCGATAAT
This window encodes:
- a CDS encoding PH domain-containing protein; translated protein: MAKVCAVCGKRLKLLDQNVKFTDGYVGEECYQKVGMKNSMSDINWANTHSITEIAQAIQNNETIDTKALLKAAKDSNNAEKQQKIDNILNQFKEAGVTDTFGTKKEINALPDILGENEIIRYATSGLVDGNTILMICTDLRIVFIDKGLVYGIKSTEIPLDMVNSANYEKGMLLGKISIVNGAVTTIVDNVNKNTASKMVDIIKQARLDLINKEKQPVMTAKTEQTLSDKLKALKSLLDQGILTQDEFDAKKKQLLGI
- a CDS encoding tyrosine-type recombinase/integrase; its protein translation is MKYLDEQKLKRDPRVRSYKTKDGDKRYRVRFKKTILGNQLLFEKQGLKNSRLATQWADEAIHQAMLNNGTAKHVSVQEYFNLWRKRHTDVNDWKPDTIRDYDMIFNNHILPRYGNTKLEDINRNEFQEYLNSLYEIERVGKSSTKIGYSSKTISTIKHNFSIMLNEAVEDELIPINRIKRCRVKDTDKHKRNLSITEDKYFEAIDAANRVLDPIGLGMFYLSLLALRHGEIMGIQPQYVFLDHVQVEISRTLAAPDGNTLKNKRSYRDVPITPKVHKILQNAINASRQIYLECDKQLKKDSFIFVNRDARPMNYTTINHHFDLVSDEIGFHIYPHLMRHAFATFAMPQAADPVDVQNIMGHSHLDMTLKYDTGTEKRAKEIVKNMSVFG
- a CDS encoding adaptor protein MecA, whose translation is MEMERINENTIRVLIGNDDLTQRGITVLDLLGNHQQIESFFYSILEEVDTEHQFQDNDSVTFQVLPNRNGLELFISKNGIDEEVIADQADDAQELQTDDISDFLKRQLEQTDGKHADQRKSAVGNDELDSAVNDQELEKSVTVIKLADFENMVQIARILHLENAISNLYTYRDSYYLEIIFFVDQTTPETIKDELAVAYEYGDKAAVTSDVLNEHGKKVMDNSALELTRFYFSK
- the spxA gene encoding transcriptional regulator SpxA; translation: MVTLYTSPSCTSCRKARAWLQENNIPYKERNLFSEPLSMDEIKTILRMTEDGTEEIISKRSKAFQKLHVDLDDLPMKTLYELIQKNPGLLRRPIIIDDKRLQVGYNEDEIRRFLPREVRALELAEAQRQANLF
- a CDS encoding MBL fold metallo-hydrolase; the protein is MKITVLGFYGGYPYDNQATSGYLIQTKNYNLLLDCGSGVLLKLEQVIDPLQLNAVILSHYHADHIADVGVLQHYWQLNPGVKRQPMLPIYGHNKDQDNFAKLNWPNSTFAAAYDPNQTLKLGPFDVTFLETKHPVTAYAMRFTERETQRSFVFTADTAYISAMIGFADQTDLLITDTNFLDEPNGPKWHLTAAESGTIAVKARVKQLLLSHLPQNIQPDKLVSVAKEIVPSDLIVNYASTGKVIEI